The following proteins come from a genomic window of Nicotiana tomentosiformis chromosome 12, ASM39032v3, whole genome shotgun sequence:
- the LOC104116933 gene encoding small ribosomal subunit protein eS30z/eS30y/eS30x: MGKVHGSLARAGKVRGQTPKVAKQDKKKKPRGRAHKRMQYNRRFVTAVVGFGKKRGPNSSEK, translated from the exons ATGG GAAAGGTTCACGGATCATTGGCTCGTGCTGGTAAGGTGAGAGGCCAAACACCCAAAGTCGCCAAGCAGGATAAGAAAAAGAAGCCCCGTGGCCGCGCTCACAAAAGGATGCAGTACAATAGGCGTTTCGTTACTGCTG TTGTTGGCTTTGGCAAGAAAAGAGGACCAAACTCTTCTGAGAAGTAA